In Sander vitreus isolate 19-12246 chromosome 7, sanVit1, whole genome shotgun sequence, a genomic segment contains:
- the mgll gene encoding monoglyceride lipase isoform X1 — translation MNAVTAATCLLAAGFSCYFYGSDVLSSLLRVSLADLSMPEPGATPRRSPQGVPYTDLQHIVNADGLHLFCRYWEPAGPPRALVFIAHGAGEHCGPYDEIAQRLKELSLLVFAHDHVGHGQSEGDRMNIKDFQVYIRDSLQHIDLMKSRHPDLPVFIVGHSMGGAISILTACERPSDFAGVVLIAPMVQMNPDSATPFKVFLAKVLNHMVPSLTLGSIDSKWISRDKKQVEAYDADELNFHGGMRVSFGMQLMGAAARIEREIPSISWPFLLLHGDNDKLCDIRGSKMMYENAPNSDKKIKVYEGGYHALHHDLPEVAESVLKEVTSWITERLPATTSP, via the exons atgaacgCCGTGACCGCCGCCACCTGCCTGCTCGCCGCCGGTTTCAGCTGCTACTTCTACGGCAGCGATGTGTTGTCATCGCTCCTCCGTGTCTCTCTTGCAGACCTCTCCATGCCCGAGCCGGGAGCGACTCCGCGGCGGAGCCCGCAGGGAGTTCCCTACACCGACCTCCAGCACATCGTCAACGCCGACGGACTGCACCTGTTCTGCCGTTACTGGGAGCCCGCCGGCCCGCCAAG gGCTCTGGTGTTTATTGCCCACGGGGCCGGGGAGCATTGTGGGCCGTATGACGAGATTGCACAGAGACTGAAGGAACTATCCCTGCTGGTATTTGCACACGACCACG TGGGCCATGGTCAGAGTGAAGGAGACAGGATGAACATCAAAGACTTCCAGGTTTACATCAGAGACTCCCTGCAGCACATTGACCTGATGAAGTCGCGCCACCCAGACCTGCCTGTCTTCATCGTGGGTCACTCCATG GGTGGTGCTATCTCCATCCTGACGGCCTGTGAGAGACCCAGTGATTTTGCTGGAGTGGTTCTGATAGCTCCGATGGTCCAGATGAACCCGGACTCGGCCACACCATTCAAG GTTTTTCTGGCAAAGGTCCTTAACCACATGGTGCCCAGCCTCACTCTGGGCTCCATCGATTCCAAATGGATCTCACGGGACAAGAAGCAG GTGGAGGCGTATGACGCTGATGAGCTGAACTTCCACGGTGGCATGCGGGTGTCATTCGGCATGCAGCTGATGGGGGCGGCGGCGCGCATCGAGAGGGAGATCCCATCCATCAGCTGGCCCTTCCTGCTCCTGCACGGCGACAACGACAAGCTCTGTGACATCAGAGGCTCCAAGATGATGTACGAGAACGCTCCAAACTCAGACAAGAAAATCAAG GTCTACGAGGGAGGCTACCACGCCCTTCACCACGACCTCCCAGAGGTGGCCGAGTCCGTGCTGAAGGAGGTGACAAGCTGGATCACAGAGCGCCTCCCCGCTACGACATCACCATAA
- the mgll gene encoding monoglyceride lipase isoform X2, whose amino-acid sequence MPEPGATPRRSPQGVPYTDLQHIVNADGLHLFCRYWEPAGPPRALVFIAHGAGEHCGPYDEIAQRLKELSLLVFAHDHVGHGQSEGDRMNIKDFQVYIRDSLQHIDLMKSRHPDLPVFIVGHSMGGAISILTACERPSDFAGVVLIAPMVQMNPDSATPFKVFLAKVLNHMVPSLTLGSIDSKWISRDKKQVEAYDADELNFHGGMRVSFGMQLMGAAARIEREIPSISWPFLLLHGDNDKLCDIRGSKMMYENAPNSDKKIKVYEGGYHALHHDLPEVAESVLKEVTSWITERLPATTSP is encoded by the exons ATGCCCGAGCCGGGAGCGACTCCGCGGCGGAGCCCGCAGGGAGTTCCCTACACCGACCTCCAGCACATCGTCAACGCCGACGGACTGCACCTGTTCTGCCGTTACTGGGAGCCCGCCGGCCCGCCAAG gGCTCTGGTGTTTATTGCCCACGGGGCCGGGGAGCATTGTGGGCCGTATGACGAGATTGCACAGAGACTGAAGGAACTATCCCTGCTGGTATTTGCACACGACCACG TGGGCCATGGTCAGAGTGAAGGAGACAGGATGAACATCAAAGACTTCCAGGTTTACATCAGAGACTCCCTGCAGCACATTGACCTGATGAAGTCGCGCCACCCAGACCTGCCTGTCTTCATCGTGGGTCACTCCATG GGTGGTGCTATCTCCATCCTGACGGCCTGTGAGAGACCCAGTGATTTTGCTGGAGTGGTTCTGATAGCTCCGATGGTCCAGATGAACCCGGACTCGGCCACACCATTCAAG GTTTTTCTGGCAAAGGTCCTTAACCACATGGTGCCCAGCCTCACTCTGGGCTCCATCGATTCCAAATGGATCTCACGGGACAAGAAGCAG GTGGAGGCGTATGACGCTGATGAGCTGAACTTCCACGGTGGCATGCGGGTGTCATTCGGCATGCAGCTGATGGGGGCGGCGGCGCGCATCGAGAGGGAGATCCCATCCATCAGCTGGCCCTTCCTGCTCCTGCACGGCGACAACGACAAGCTCTGTGACATCAGAGGCTCCAAGATGATGTACGAGAACGCTCCAAACTCAGACAAGAAAATCAAG GTCTACGAGGGAGGCTACCACGCCCTTCACCACGACCTCCCAGAGGTGGCCGAGTCCGTGCTGAAGGAGGTGACAAGCTGGATCACAGAGCGCCTCCCCGCTACGACATCACCATAA